A stretch of Imperialibacter roseus DNA encodes these proteins:
- a CDS encoding YhcH/YjgK/YiaL family protein encodes MHSFSRRLLSALTLLTALSMCFELQAQSGKALGKKESKEWFKERKWLSNDNLVPHKSIDQQELARQYSAHKDWWDKAFAYMQRDDLASIKPGRYPIDGENVFVIVSDGPTKELAKTKYESHKVYADIHYVFDGKEKIGIAPVEGSTVTEPYDAEKEIMFHEAKGKYYEENPETFFVVFPGKDAHRPGVKVEGYDTVKKIVIKVRAGG; translated from the coding sequence ATGCATAGTTTTTCTCGCCGTTTGTTATCTGCATTGACGCTATTAACGGCGCTCAGCATGTGTTTTGAGCTGCAGGCGCAATCAGGCAAAGCCCTCGGAAAAAAGGAGTCAAAGGAATGGTTCAAAGAGCGTAAATGGCTGAGCAACGATAATCTGGTTCCTCATAAGTCCATTGACCAACAAGAGCTGGCCAGGCAGTACAGTGCCCATAAAGATTGGTGGGATAAGGCCTTTGCCTATATGCAGCGAGACGACCTTGCCAGCATTAAGCCGGGCAGGTACCCCATTGACGGTGAAAACGTTTTTGTGATTGTCAGCGATGGCCCGACTAAAGAACTTGCGAAGACGAAATATGAGTCACACAAGGTTTACGCCGACATTCACTATGTTTTTGACGGCAAGGAGAAAATTGGCATAGCCCCAGTGGAAGGATCCACGGTGACTGAACCGTATGATGCTGAAAAGGAGATCATGTTTCATGAAGCCAAAGGCAAATATTACGAGGAGAATCCTGAGACCTTTTTCGTCGTTTTCCCAGGTAAAGATGCCCATCGGCCTGGCGTAAAAGTAGAAGGGTACGATACGGTGAAAAAGATAGTTATTAAAGTCAGGGCTGGTGGCTGA
- a CDS encoding RagB/SusD family nutrient uptake outer membrane protein, producing MKNIISIVTFVSLFMMSCNKDFIDIAPVDTVSIDALFKTDKDFNDAVIGIYGSLQDQYQDMWLFGDMRGDDSWDELVKNTAAAMDNFTINNDDNVLRDTWRNYYVTISRCNMLLARIEQADPAVVKNKDLYIGEARFIRALAYFDMVRIFGDVQMITKPITIEESYTKGRESVEKIYNEVIIPDLLDAETKLPGSYSGSDVGRATMGAAKSILGKVYMTRHEFVKAEAKLKEVTTMGYALLEDYNDLFDYMKDEHHSEYIFDIEYEEGLGGEGNCFTTNFTPKNPELAEFYGVTGGQNGNNNAPPHLFEIFEPGDVRKDVTAANGHTDADGNFIPLIPTSNDVATFTKKYMVRLLTSCDSRANWKVIRYADVLLLYAEALNENGKTVEALGYLNQVRERGGVDPVEGLSQSETRDKIYMERRFELSFEGHRWFDLVRTGRALEVMAPLGMKDYMTVFPIPLAQIQLMNDLEIFPQNTGYN from the coding sequence ATGAAAAACATAATTAGCATAGTCACATTCGTATCGCTGTTTATGATGTCATGTAACAAGGACTTTATTGACATAGCACCGGTAGATACAGTAAGTATAGATGCTTTATTTAAGACAGATAAAGACTTTAATGACGCCGTTATTGGCATTTATGGATCGCTGCAGGACCAATACCAGGACATGTGGTTGTTTGGCGATATGAGAGGCGACGACTCATGGGATGAGTTGGTTAAGAATACCGCTGCGGCCATGGATAACTTCACTATCAACAATGACGACAATGTGTTGCGAGACACTTGGCGGAACTATTACGTTACCATCAGCCGCTGTAACATGTTGCTCGCTAGAATTGAACAGGCCGACCCCGCTGTTGTTAAGAATAAAGACTTGTACATAGGTGAAGCCAGGTTCATTCGTGCCCTTGCTTACTTTGATATGGTAAGAATCTTTGGTGATGTACAAATGATTACCAAGCCTATCACCATTGAGGAGTCGTACACAAAGGGACGTGAAAGTGTCGAAAAGATATACAACGAGGTCATTATTCCCGACTTGCTGGACGCTGAAACGAAGTTGCCAGGAAGCTATTCTGGGTCGGACGTTGGCAGGGCCACTATGGGAGCTGCCAAGTCAATTCTCGGAAAAGTGTACATGACCCGCCACGAATTCGTGAAGGCTGAGGCTAAATTGAAGGAAGTTACCACCATGGGCTATGCGCTGCTTGAGGACTACAATGATTTGTTTGACTACATGAAAGACGAGCACCACAGCGAATACATCTTCGATATCGAATATGAAGAGGGACTTGGTGGAGAAGGGAATTGCTTTACCACCAACTTCACCCCGAAAAACCCTGAATTGGCCGAGTTTTATGGTGTTACAGGAGGCCAAAATGGGAACAACAATGCGCCTCCCCACTTATTTGAAATTTTTGAGCCAGGTGACGTAAGAAAGGATGTAACTGCTGCCAATGGGCATACCGATGCCGACGGTAACTTTATTCCCCTGATTCCCACTTCCAACGACGTGGCCACATTTACGAAAAAGTACATGGTTCGCCTGCTTACCAGCTGCGACAGCCGTGCCAACTGGAAGGTGATTCGTTACGCAGATGTTTTGCTGCTTTATGCAGAAGCACTAAATGAAAATGGCAAAACGGTTGAGGCACTTGGCTACCTGAACCAGGTTCGTGAACGGGGCGGTGTAGATCCCGTAGAGGGCTTGTCGCAGAGTGAAACCCGTGACAAAATTTATATGGAAAGAAGATTTGAGCTTTCGTTTGAAGGCCATCGATGGTTCGACCTGGTTAGAACTGGCCGGGCTCTGGAGGTGATGGCACCACTTGGAATGAAAGACTACATGACAGTTTTCCCAATCCCTCTTGCTCAGATTCAGTTGATGAATGACCTGGAAATTTTCCCGCAGAACACTGGATATAATTGA
- a CDS encoding NAD-dependent succinate-semialdehyde dehydrogenase: METSKLIRTESYVNGQWVRAASGKTFDVTNPATGEVLASVTDMGREDTRKAIDAANAAWPAYRNLTAKERSALLRKWFNLILENRNELAKLMTLECGKVLNESLGEVTYGAGFVEWFAEEAKRTYGDVIPANSNDRRIVVIKQSIGVAAAITPWNFPLAMITRKVGPALAAGSPVVVKPPTETPLTALAISHLAELAGFPPGVYNTVTTSDNSEVGKELCENKKVRKLSFTGSTAVGKVLMSQSASTLKKLSLELGGNAAFIVFDDADIDEAVKGAMASKFRNSGQTCVCVNRLMVQDGIYDEFVEKFSKAVAALKVGNGLEEGAEIGPLINEKGLAKVKNHMDDALAKGGKVVVGGKALEGLYFEPTVLAEASQEMIISREEVFGPVAPVFRFKTEEEAIRIANDTDFGLASYFYSRDVGRCWRVAEALETGMVGINEGMISTEVAPFGGVKQSGIGREGSKYGMDYFMEIKYLCFGGLK, translated from the coding sequence GTGGAGACTAGCAAACTAATAAGAACAGAATCCTACGTGAATGGCCAGTGGGTGCGTGCTGCCAGCGGAAAGACTTTTGACGTGACGAACCCAGCAACGGGCGAAGTACTGGCCAGCGTGACCGACATGGGTCGTGAGGACACACGCAAGGCCATCGACGCAGCCAATGCAGCGTGGCCCGCATACAGGAACCTCACAGCCAAAGAGCGGTCTGCATTGTTGCGCAAATGGTTTAACCTCATTTTGGAAAACAGGAATGAATTAGCCAAACTAATGACCCTCGAATGTGGGAAAGTATTGAACGAAAGCCTCGGCGAGGTGACTTACGGTGCCGGTTTTGTTGAGTGGTTTGCCGAAGAGGCTAAGCGCACTTATGGTGATGTGATCCCTGCCAATAGCAACGACAGGAGAATTGTCGTCATCAAGCAATCGATCGGTGTAGCAGCTGCCATCACTCCATGGAATTTTCCGCTCGCTATGATCACAAGAAAAGTTGGTCCTGCCCTGGCGGCGGGCAGCCCGGTAGTAGTGAAACCGCCAACGGAGACTCCCCTTACCGCTCTGGCCATTTCTCACCTTGCTGAGCTCGCAGGCTTTCCTCCGGGCGTATACAATACGGTTACCACATCGGACAACAGCGAGGTAGGGAAGGAGCTTTGTGAAAACAAAAAAGTGCGAAAGCTGTCATTTACAGGCTCCACTGCCGTAGGCAAGGTGCTCATGAGCCAAAGCGCTTCAACCCTTAAAAAGCTGTCGCTGGAACTCGGTGGTAATGCGGCTTTTATTGTTTTTGACGACGCCGACATTGATGAAGCAGTGAAAGGCGCTATGGCGTCCAAGTTTCGCAACAGCGGTCAGACCTGTGTATGCGTCAACCGGCTTATGGTGCAGGACGGCATTTACGATGAGTTTGTGGAGAAATTTTCAAAGGCTGTAGCAGCGCTGAAGGTAGGCAATGGCCTGGAGGAAGGCGCTGAGATTGGGCCACTCATCAATGAAAAAGGGCTGGCTAAGGTGAAAAATCATATGGACGACGCCCTGGCCAAAGGAGGTAAAGTAGTAGTAGGGGGCAAGGCATTGGAGGGCTTGTATTTTGAGCCCACCGTCCTTGCCGAAGCCTCTCAGGAGATGATCATTTCCCGGGAGGAGGTGTTTGGCCCGGTAGCTCCTGTGTTCAGGTTCAAAACAGAGGAAGAAGCCATCCGGATCGCCAATGATACCGATTTTGGTCTTGCATCATATTTCTACAGCCGGGATGTTGGCAGATGCTGGCGGGTAGCTGAAGCCTTGGAAACGGGTATGGTGGGCATTAATGAAGGTATGATATCCACCGAAGTGGCACCTTTCGGCGGAGTGAAACAATCGGGTATTGGCAGAGAAGGATCCAAATACGGCATGGACTACTTTATGGAGATCAAATACCTGTGCTTTGGTGGCCTTAAATAA
- a CDS encoding SusC/RagA family TonB-linked outer membrane protein — protein MLKRFLHQTPCVFRRLLYGLFLQFFAFTFSFASVQETKSVRDYPLNIEFNKNTLVETFQIIESATDYHFAYDRGKLDPNVKFSGKYKIPRTVGDVLLDIAKETGLSFKQINKNITVINANKDRESSPSLEVIIEDVIITGKVTSEEGEALPGVNIIVKGTNIGTVTDIDGNYSLKSPEGSTTLIFSFIGYASQEVPVNGRSVINIMLTSDIAQLSEIVVVGYGEMERKDVTGSISSVGSDEIKDLGATRVDQALLGKAAGVQVMPVSGEPGAPPQIRIRGVGSISAAGDPLYVVDGFPMQSIQTINPNDIESIDVLKDASATAIYGSRGSNGVIIINTKRGKEGKPTFKYDAYFGFQKIAKMPEFQSAKEEAQHYFDGIRNRNIDEGNDVSGPVETWKIAVPVTVVEVLEGRTPTQPGVTLDFKDPFDEILVTAPQQQHQLSSNGGSENVKYAISGEYLSQDGIILNSNFKRYSLRSNIDSKLTDKLSIKTSINPSYVDKTNVGGTSFDGVNSNTDILYNSLVIPQYYSLYNPDGSYFPFGGGLDAVVTTQNPVALANEVINRQKGIGLLGNINVEYAILDELKVNVAAGTNLQAIKGMSFKPQLPAFFNNPAVGSDYSALRLNWLTETTLNYNKSFGDHNFSGLAGFTTQKETVESNSLTSNRYPNNLVPTLSAVSGIITGGTSNYYEWSLVSYLGRVNYNYLGKYYFTASLRTDGSSRFGSENKFGVFPSLALAWRISDESFMQSMPALSEMKLRTSYGSTGNNNIGNYEHYATINYDKYTLGGGAVGGYAPGRLANPSLTWETQKQINVGVDLSFVDNRLGFNIDYFNSRNYDLLLNVNVPDVTGFSTALKNIGEVKNSGWEFVASTVNTTGDFKWTTNFNISTYKNEVVKLGPEGDPIISGGNITMIGQPIGMFYGWLSDGVFKNQAELDAGPIFNPGARDASRVGDVRFVDVSGPEGVPDGVINSLDKTIMGSPYPDFYYGMTNNLSYKNISLTIGIQGSKGNEILAISRNQLANNRSRFRQLSIMNDYWKSESEPGDGSPRPNDTPTGNFRGQFSQLWLDTGTYLRINNITLGYLLPEAFVERLNLSSLRVYINTINPFLFTKHIGFNPDVSRSGSALNPGNEQYDYPVAKSIKLGLNVGF, from the coding sequence ATGTTAAAAAGATTTCTACACCAAACCCCCTGTGTGTTCAGGCGACTGCTATACGGGTTATTTCTTCAATTTTTTGCATTTACGTTCAGTTTCGCATCCGTTCAGGAAACCAAGAGTGTGCGAGATTATCCATTGAATATTGAATTCAATAAAAATACCTTAGTTGAGACTTTCCAAATTATCGAGTCGGCAACAGATTACCATTTTGCATATGACAGGGGCAAACTTGATCCTAATGTTAAGTTTTCGGGTAAATACAAAATACCACGAACTGTTGGCGACGTGTTGTTGGATATTGCCAAAGAAACTGGCCTGAGTTTTAAACAGATAAATAAAAACATCACAGTAATTAATGCCAATAAAGACAGGGAGTCTTCACCTTCTCTTGAAGTAATTATAGAAGATGTGATAATAACGGGGAAGGTAACTTCCGAGGAAGGCGAGGCGCTTCCGGGTGTTAATATTATTGTAAAAGGGACCAATATCGGTACGGTAACGGACATTGACGGCAATTACTCTTTAAAGAGCCCGGAAGGTAGTACCACCCTGATATTTTCATTTATTGGCTATGCAAGTCAGGAAGTGCCGGTAAATGGGCGCTCCGTAATTAACATCATGCTGACCTCGGACATAGCTCAGCTGAGTGAGATAGTGGTGGTGGGTTATGGAGAGATGGAGAGAAAAGACGTCACAGGCTCGATTTCATCTGTGGGAAGCGATGAGATAAAAGATTTGGGGGCCACCAGGGTAGACCAGGCATTGCTGGGAAAGGCTGCCGGCGTTCAGGTAATGCCAGTTTCTGGTGAGCCCGGAGCGCCGCCGCAAATCAGGATAAGAGGGGTAGGCAGTATTTCCGCTGCAGGTGATCCCCTGTACGTGGTAGATGGTTTCCCCATGCAAAGCATTCAAACCATCAACCCTAATGACATCGAGAGTATCGACGTATTGAAAGATGCCTCGGCTACTGCCATTTATGGATCGAGAGGCTCCAACGGTGTGATAATAATTAATACCAAAAGAGGAAAAGAAGGAAAGCCAACCTTCAAATACGACGCCTACTTTGGCTTTCAGAAAATCGCAAAAATGCCTGAATTTCAATCCGCAAAAGAGGAAGCGCAGCACTACTTTGACGGAATAAGAAACAGAAATATTGACGAGGGCAATGACGTATCCGGCCCGGTAGAAACCTGGAAAATCGCTGTTCCGGTTACTGTTGTTGAAGTACTGGAAGGAAGAACGCCTACTCAGCCCGGTGTCACTCTCGACTTCAAAGATCCATTCGATGAAATTCTGGTAACAGCGCCCCAGCAGCAGCACCAGCTATCTTCCAACGGAGGCAGCGAAAATGTAAAGTATGCCATCAGTGGCGAATACTTATCTCAGGACGGAATTATTTTGAACAGTAATTTCAAAAGGTATTCATTGCGCTCCAATATCGATTCTAAGTTGACCGATAAGTTGTCCATTAAAACAAGTATTAACCCGTCTTATGTTGACAAAACCAACGTAGGAGGAACCAGCTTTGACGGTGTTAACAGCAACACTGACATTTTGTACAACTCCCTGGTAATTCCACAATACTATTCATTGTACAATCCTGATGGTTCTTATTTTCCTTTTGGTGGCGGACTCGACGCAGTGGTTACAACCCAAAATCCCGTTGCTTTAGCTAATGAAGTGATTAACAGGCAAAAGGGAATAGGTTTACTTGGCAATATCAATGTAGAGTACGCCATCCTTGATGAACTGAAAGTGAATGTGGCGGCAGGCACAAACCTCCAGGCAATTAAAGGCATGAGTTTTAAGCCGCAGCTTCCGGCATTTTTCAACAATCCGGCTGTAGGCTCCGACTATTCTGCCCTTCGCTTAAACTGGCTTACTGAAACTACCCTTAACTATAACAAAAGTTTTGGCGACCATAATTTTTCGGGATTAGCAGGTTTTACTACCCAAAAAGAAACAGTTGAATCAAATAGTCTGACTAGTAACAGGTACCCAAACAACCTTGTCCCAACTTTGAGCGCCGTGAGTGGGATTATCACCGGTGGTACGTCAAACTATTACGAATGGTCTTTGGTATCCTACCTGGGAAGGGTCAACTACAACTACCTGGGAAAGTACTACTTCACAGCTTCATTGAGAACAGACGGCTCGTCTCGCTTTGGCTCTGAGAACAAGTTTGGCGTTTTTCCTTCGCTGGCTTTAGCCTGGAGAATCTCTGACGAAAGCTTCATGCAATCCATGCCTGCTCTTTCTGAAATGAAGTTAAGAACAAGCTACGGCAGCACAGGTAACAACAACATTGGTAATTATGAGCACTATGCTACCATCAATTACGACAAGTATACCCTCGGCGGCGGTGCTGTTGGTGGATATGCGCCAGGCAGGCTGGCCAATCCTTCTCTAACCTGGGAAACGCAAAAGCAAATAAACGTAGGCGTCGACCTAAGTTTTGTTGATAACAGGCTTGGCTTCAATATCGATTATTTCAATTCCAGGAATTATGACCTGCTTTTGAATGTGAACGTGCCTGATGTTACGGGTTTCAGCACTGCGTTGAAAAATATTGGGGAGGTAAAAAACAGCGGATGGGAATTTGTAGCAAGCACTGTAAATACCACAGGTGATTTCAAATGGACAACTAATTTTAACATCTCCACTTATAAGAACGAAGTGGTTAAGCTTGGGCCGGAAGGAGACCCAATTATCTCTGGGGGCAACATAACCATGATAGGTCAGCCCATTGGTATGTTTTATGGCTGGTTATCTGATGGTGTTTTCAAAAACCAGGCGGAGCTGGATGCAGGGCCTATTTTTAATCCGGGTGCCAGAGATGCCTCAAGAGTGGGTGACGTAAGGTTTGTGGACGTGAGCGGCCCGGAGGGAGTGCCTGATGGAGTCATCAATAGTCTTGATAAAACCATTATGGGCTCCCCTTATCCCGATTTCTATTATGGAATGACTAACAACCTGTCGTATAAGAATATTTCTTTAACTATAGGTATTCAGGGGTCGAAGGGAAACGAGATTTTAGCGATCTCCAGAAATCAGTTGGCTAACAACAGATCCAGATTCAGACAATTGTCGATCATGAACGACTACTGGAAGTCAGAAAGTGAGCCAGGCGATGGGTCGCCTAGACCTAATGATACCCCAACAGGCAACTTTCGTGGGCAATTCAGTCAACTGTGGCTGGATACAGGAACCTATTTGCGTATTAATAATATAACGCTTGGTTACCTGCTGCCAGAGGCCTTCGTTGAGCGCCTTAACCTGAGCTCGCTCAGAGTTTATATTAATACAATTAATCCTTTTCTGTTTACGAAGCATATTGGTTTCAACCCTGACGTGAGCAGGAGTGGAAGCGCCCTGAACCCAGGCAACGAACAGTATGATTATCCCGTGGCGAAAAGCATCAAGCTTGGACTAAACGTAGGATTTTAA
- a CDS encoding D-2-hydroxyacid dehydrogenase, with protein sequence MKLVFLDTKTIGDVPNIKSLERFGEAIYYETTSSDQTLERVREADIIITNKVVIDRGTVHEAKRLKLICIAATGTNNVDIAAANELGIPVKNAVDYSSKSVAQGTFAILLQLINKVPYYDNYVKSGAYSKTDIFTHFEKPFWELSGKRFGIIGLGSIGLQVAKIAEAFGAEVVYYSASGQSYEVPYPRLELEEFLATADVVSIHAPLNQHTSNLINYERLGLMKRSGLLINAGRGGIVNETDLVRGLNEGLIAGAGIDVFAREPLDPQSPLLLVNEKEKLVMTPHSIWASMEARTLLIDKVGQNIQEFLGGVDK encoded by the coding sequence ATGAAGCTGGTTTTTCTTGATACCAAAACGATTGGAGATGTTCCCAATATCAAATCATTGGAGCGCTTCGGTGAGGCCATTTATTATGAAACTACCTCTTCGGATCAAACGCTGGAGAGAGTTCGGGAAGCGGATATAATTATCACTAATAAGGTGGTTATCGACAGAGGCACCGTTCACGAAGCCAAAAGATTGAAGCTGATTTGTATTGCCGCCACAGGCACCAACAATGTGGACATAGCAGCGGCTAATGAACTGGGAATTCCCGTAAAAAACGCTGTCGACTATTCTTCAAAAAGCGTGGCTCAAGGGACGTTTGCCATCTTGCTCCAATTGATAAACAAAGTGCCCTACTACGACAATTATGTGAAGTCAGGGGCCTATTCAAAGACGGATATTTTCACGCACTTTGAAAAACCTTTTTGGGAATTAAGCGGAAAAAGATTCGGTATTATAGGGCTCGGCAGCATTGGATTGCAGGTGGCAAAAATTGCGGAAGCCTTTGGGGCCGAAGTGGTTTACTATTCCGCCTCGGGTCAAAGTTATGAGGTACCCTACCCTCGTCTGGAACTGGAAGAGTTTCTTGCCACTGCCGATGTTGTAAGTATACATGCCCCTTTGAACCAGCACACCAGCAACCTGATCAACTACGAAAGACTTGGTCTCATGAAACGCTCCGGCTTGTTGATTAATGCTGGTCGGGGAGGTATAGTCAATGAAACAGACCTGGTGAGGGGACTCAACGAGGGACTTATTGCCGGGGCTGGTATCGATGTGTTTGCCAGAGAGCCGCTGGACCCTCAAAGCCCACTTTTATTGGTAAATGAAAAGGAAAAACTGGTGATGACGCCGCATTCCATCTGGGCAAGCATGGAAGCTCGAACATTGCTGATTGATAAAGTGGGGCAAAATATTCAGGAATTTTTGGGAGGAGTTGATAAATGA
- a CDS encoding YncE family protein, whose protein sequence is MKKNINIIKVVILGMLLIVSAAWISLPGEEPSAGSDDLAATTKRYLYVATPGIRDYLGYGGHGILVFDMDNNHRFVKRIPMKGYHKDGTPSNVKGVAVSLATNSIYVSTLETLQRIDITSEKVVWEIPFEGGCDRMSISPDGKTMYLPSLEKDFWNVVDCASGEIKSKIQVFTRAHNTIIGMSGSKAYLADIGTPFLNIADTKTHTLVSKVGPFGGGIRPFTVNSDESLVFVNVNELLGFEVGDLKTGEKLARVTVEGWEKGPVRRHSCPSHGIGLTPDEKEIWVSDGHNMRMHIFENKPPYKQLTTIPLQDMPGWVTFSLDGKYAYPSSGEVIDVKTRKIVTLLTDEDNNYVASEKMVEIQFVDNKAVKIGDQFGLGRAPH, encoded by the coding sequence ATGAAGAAGAACATTAACATTATTAAGGTTGTAATCCTTGGCATGCTTTTGATAGTCTCGGCGGCGTGGATATCTCTGCCAGGCGAAGAGCCGTCGGCAGGAAGCGATGACTTGGCGGCTACAACGAAACGATACCTGTATGTTGCCACCCCGGGGATAAGAGACTATCTGGGGTATGGGGGGCATGGAATACTTGTCTTCGATATGGACAATAACCATCGGTTCGTGAAAAGAATACCGATGAAGGGTTATCACAAAGATGGCACACCATCTAATGTAAAAGGTGTAGCGGTAAGCCTGGCCACCAACAGTATCTATGTCAGTACGCTGGAGACCCTGCAAAGGATAGACATTACTTCTGAGAAAGTAGTGTGGGAGATACCTTTCGAAGGTGGATGCGACCGAATGTCGATTTCACCGGATGGTAAAACAATGTACCTGCCATCATTGGAAAAAGACTTTTGGAATGTAGTTGACTGTGCGTCAGGTGAAATCAAGAGCAAAATACAGGTTTTCACCCGTGCCCATAATACCATCATTGGCATGTCTGGTTCCAAAGCCTATCTGGCAGATATTGGCACGCCTTTTTTGAATATTGCTGACACTAAGACCCATACACTTGTGAGCAAGGTGGGGCCATTTGGTGGAGGTATTCGCCCATTCACAGTCAATAGTGATGAGTCGCTTGTGTTTGTTAACGTCAACGAGTTGCTGGGTTTTGAAGTTGGAGACCTGAAAACAGGCGAAAAGTTGGCCAGGGTGACGGTGGAAGGCTGGGAAAAGGGACCAGTCAGGAGACATTCCTGCCCAAGTCACGGTATAGGTCTCACACCTGACGAGAAGGAAATTTGGGTGAGCGACGGACATAACATGCGCATGCATATTTTCGAAAACAAGCCTCCATACAAGCAACTCACCACTATTCCTTTGCAGGACATGCCAGGGTGGGTGACTTTCAGCCTTGATGGTAAGTATGCCTATCCGTCAAGCGGCGAAGTGATCGATGTAAAAACCCGCAAAATTGTGACGTTGCTTACTGATGAGGATAACAACTATGTGGCTAGTGAGAAAATGGTCGAAATTCAATTCGTTGACAACAAAGCGGTGAAAATTGGTGACCAGTTTGGACTGGGTCGTGCTCCTCATTAA
- a CDS encoding zinc-dependent alcohol dehydrogenase family protein: MKIRAAVLHDMGASRPYHESKPLTIEEVDLAGPEAGEILVKIHAAGLCHSDLSVMDGNRPRQMPMVLGHEAAGEVVELGPGVTDLVVGDHIVFSFVPICGHCMPCMTARPALCENGMAANNSGVLLGGGTRLTNKENAKVHHHMGVSGFAEYTVVSRQSVVRVVKDLPFDIAALFGCAVMTGVGAVINTARLSMGESVLITGMGGVGFAALLGALAGGASKVIVADVNKEKLAKALELGAHEAIDTSEPNALEKTRDLTNGGVDIGLEFAGVVAALEFTYNATARGGKTVTAGLPHPSKKMEFAPVKLVAEERTLQGSYLGSCIPARDIPAYIALYQSGRLPVDKLMTHKLVLDQVNEGFERLAKGEAIRQIITF, translated from the coding sequence ATGAAAATAAGAGCTGCAGTATTACATGATATGGGCGCAAGCAGACCCTATCATGAAAGCAAACCTCTGACCATAGAGGAGGTAGACCTGGCTGGCCCCGAAGCGGGTGAAATTCTCGTGAAGATACATGCCGCCGGACTTTGCCATTCTGATTTATCGGTAATGGACGGAAACAGGCCCCGCCAAATGCCCATGGTGCTGGGGCACGAAGCCGCCGGAGAAGTGGTAGAGCTGGGGCCAGGAGTCACTGACCTGGTGGTGGGTGACCATATTGTATTTTCATTTGTGCCCATTTGTGGGCACTGCATGCCTTGCATGACCGCCAGGCCCGCTTTGTGCGAAAACGGCATGGCCGCCAACAACAGCGGTGTTTTGCTAGGTGGAGGCACAAGGCTAACCAACAAGGAAAATGCAAAAGTACATCACCATATGGGGGTGTCAGGTTTTGCTGAATACACGGTTGTGTCGAGGCAGTCGGTAGTGAGAGTAGTGAAAGACCTTCCGTTTGACATAGCCGCCCTATTTGGCTGTGCCGTCATGACGGGCGTGGGTGCAGTCATCAACACAGCCAGGCTATCGATGGGCGAGTCTGTCTTGATCACTGGCATGGGGGGTGTGGGCTTTGCCGCACTGCTGGGCGCACTGGCAGGAGGTGCGAGCAAGGTGATTGTCGCTGACGTCAACAAAGAGAAACTAGCCAAGGCGCTGGAGCTGGGGGCTCATGAAGCCATTGATACCTCGGAGCCAAACGCACTTGAAAAAACAAGAGACCTGACCAACGGCGGCGTAGATATTGGGCTGGAGTTCGCAGGAGTGGTTGCTGCGCTGGAGTTTACTTACAATGCTACGGCACGAGGCGGAAAAACGGTGACGGCCGGTTTGCCACACCCAAGCAAGAAAATGGAATTTGCTCCTGTGAAACTGGTAGCTGAAGAAAGAACGCTACAGGGCTCCTACCTGGGCAGCTGCATTCCGGCCAGAGATATTCCTGCCTATATCGCTTTGTATCAATCCGGCAGGCTGCCAGTAGACAAACTCATGACTCACAAGCTTGTGCTCGATCAGGTGAATGAAGGCTTTGAAAGGCTGGCAAAGGGAGAGGCCATACGCCAGATAATCACTTTCTGA